TATAAAAGAATCGGCGATTCTGTGCTTTTTCATTTTTGTGAAAATGTTTGAAAACCCCAACAAATATTATAGAACCGAAAAAAATGCATCCAAATTGTAAGATGCGTGTCTTACAATTTAGATGCATTTCACATTCTAAAACAGTCATAATAAAGCTCTTAAATCATATTGAAAATGAAGAACTAGATTAAATTATACTAATGACCAACTTTTTAATTCCATCCCAGGTAATCCATTCATGCTTAAAGTACTACGAACACCTGATTTAAACATAAATGATCCTGCTGCACCAATCATTGCCGCATTATCGGTACATAAATTTAATGGTGGTACATAAAATGGAATGCCTTCCTTAGAAAATGCTTGTTCCAAACTGGAGCGTAACCCTTTATTTGCTGAAACGCCACCTGCCGCAATCACTTGCTTTACATGAAATTCTCTTGCAGCACGAACAGTTTTCGTTGTTAATACTTCAACAACACTATCTTGGAAACCTTTCGCTACCTGTTCGGGTATTATTTTTTCTCCACGTTGGTCCATATTGTGTTTGTAATTAATTACTGCTGATTTTAGTCCACTAAAACTAAAATCGTAGCTATCTTCTAACCATGCCCGAGGGAATTCAACTCCAACCTCTGCCTCATGTGCTAAACGATCGATATGAGGACCTCCTGGATAAGGCATGTTCAATACACGTGCAACTTTATCATATGCTTCGCCCGCCGCATCATCACGTGTCTCTCCAATTACTTCAAAATGACCATGCTCTTTCATTAAAACTAATTCTGTATGACCACCTGAAACGACTAGTGCAAGTAATGGAAACTCCATTTTTTGTACAAGTGCATTTGCATAAATATGGCCTGCGATATGGTGTACACCAATAATAGGTAGACCGTGGGCGAAGGCAAACGCCTTTGCAGCATTAATTCCGATTAATAGTGCACCTACTAATCCAGGTCCCTCTGTAACAGCAACCCCATCTAAATCTTTCGGCTCAATTTTTGCATCCTTTAAAGCTTTTTCTATAACTAGAGTAATTTTTTCAACATGGTGTCGTGATGCAATTTCCGGTACCACACCACCGAATCGTTTTTGACTTTCAATTTGAGAAGCAACTACATTTGAAATAATTTCCGTCCCGTTTTTAATAATAGCTGCCGCTGTCTCATCACAGCTTGTTTCAATCGCTAAAATCATCTGATTTTCCATTATATATTCACCCACATTACAAGAGCATCTTCTTGATTATCTGTATAATATCCTTTTCTTATGCCGCCATCCTGGAATCCTAATTTCCGATATAGATTTTGAGCAACCTTATTTGAAACACGCACCTCTAAGCTCATTACATCTATTTTATGATCGCGTGCTACACGCATTGCCTCTCGCATTAGTCCTTCACCAATCCCTTGTCCACGAACATTCTGAACAACAGCAACATTCGTAATTTGTGCAGAATCAATTACAATCCACATTCCACAAAATCCAACAATATTACTGTTATCATCTTCAGCTACAATATAGTGGGCAAAGTTATTTTCCGTCATTTCATAGTAAAAGGAATCCAATGTCCATGGTGTTGGAAAAGAGGCAACTTCAATTGCATGTACTGCTTGCACATCTTTTTCTGTCATTTTTCGATAAATGACCATTAGCTTTGTTGCTCCCTTTTTTGTTCCTTTATCCATTCTGCCTCAGCCTGAGCAAGTCGATGATATTTTGGAACAAATGTATGTATCTCATCATGAGAAGGCAACGTTTTTTTGGCAGCAAGTTCTACTAATTTAGATGCCCTTGGTAAATTAATTGAAGAAGATGCAAAGGAGGCTAGCTCCCCTAGTTGTTCAGCAATTTGATCTTTAAAATGATCGATATCATTTCCTATAAATAGAATAGGCATGTTTAATTCTTTCAGTTGTTCCAGTAAGCGATCAATATGTGTATGATGGTCATCAATTACCGTATTTAACTCATTTCCTTTATATACACCTGCATAAACATTTTTTCTTCTTGCATCAAACATTGCACAGATAAGTCCATTAAAAAGATTTGCATTGGCAGCTAATACGCTTAAACTTGAAACACCCACTAATGGTTTTTGCATTGTCCAAGCTAAGGTTTTTGCAATCGTTACACCGATTCTTAAACCAGTATATGATCCAGGACCTTCCGATACTGCAATGGCATCGATCTCATTCGGTTTAAGATTCACTTTTGAAAACAACTCTTCTATTGTTGGCATTACCGTAACTGAATGGGTCAGTTTTATATTTTGTACAACTTCAGTTAATACTTGTCCATCCTTTACTATCGCAATGGATAGAGGTGAATTGGATGTTTCAATTCCTAGCCATATCATTTTAATAACTCCTCACACAACTCTTCATACCGTTTGCCAATAGGTATTAATCGTATTTTTCTTTCATTTTCATTAATTCGGCTTATTTCAATTTTCAAACGTTCTTCAGGTAAGTAATCCTCGATTAAATGCGCCCATTCTACAACTGTAACGCTATCTCCATAAAATATTTCATCCCAACCTAAATCTTCATCACTATCAGCTAAACGATAAACGTCAAGGTGATTTAACGTTACTCTTCCTTCATATTGCTTCATGATAGTAAAAGTAGGACTATTAACAGTTCTGTTTATACCTAACCCTTTTGCCAAAGCTTTTGTAAAAGTTGTCTTTCCAGCACCTAGATCACCTTCTAGTGTGATCGTATCTTGTGCTTTCAGCAAATCTGCCAACTTACTTGCGAGGTTATTTGTTTCTTCAAGAGACTTAATCATAATTTCATATTCCATTTTTAGTATCCTCTTTCATTAAGAACATTAACTATAGTTTACCTAATGATTGTAGTTTGTTCAAAAGCAATACACCATACAACAATTGAAGGTGTGCAATTGGCTTCATGCACACCTATTATAAATGATTTACTTTAGTATTGCTTTTTTTGGTTATAAATTTGTTTACTTACTAATCCATTATCTTCAAAAGTAATTAAATAAGACTGTGTCAAAAGAATTTCATCTTTCCAAACAAAGGTATTTTCCGTTAACTGATCTCCCCTGCCTTTTACAATCTTAACTACTTCCATATAGGACATTCCATCTTCTAATTGATTGTACTCCGCCTCGCTCATAAACTTTTGCCATCTAAATTGATTCATTTCTTCTATCGAATAGAATTTATTAGTCTCATAATTATAATTAATTATAAACAGTAACAAATTTGCGATTATAATAAAATATAATACCTTCAATTTTTGTCGAAGTTTATGATTTTTCAAAATTCTTCACCCCGATGTAAAATTTGGTAGTACCAATATATTTATTCATGGTTGCCATCATGAGTGAAATTTAAAACTAATATTTAGACAATATTTTACATAATTTAATAAATAAGTTTCTGTTAAAGTATTATTTCGAGGATTGAACTAAGAGAATATGTAATTAATTTTCAGCTAATATTCATGCATTTAAGGATACTTTCAAACATTCATATTTGAAGTTCGTACATGAAACATATTTTTAGACAAAAAAAAAAACCTTACAAGTCTCATGACTGTAAAGGATTATATTTTATGTATTATGGCGGTCCCGACCGGGATCGAACCGGCGATCTCCTGCGTGACAGGCAGGCATGTTAACCGCTACACCACGGGACCACATATTCCTTAGCGATAAATAAAATTATAGCAGTAATAGTTTCATAATACAATATAATTTAATAAAAAATTGCCACAAAACGTGGCAACTTTTTAAGATAAAACTTTACTTAAGAAGCTTCGAGTACGCTCTTGTTTTGGATTTGAAAATATTTCTTTCGGGTCACCCTGTTCAACAATATTTCCACCATCCATAAAAATAACACGATCACATACATCACGTGCGAATCCCATTTCATGTGTTACGATTACCATTGTCATCCCTTCATTCGCTAGTTCCTTCATAACATTTAGAACTTCTCCAACAAGTTCAGGATCAAGAGCTGAAGTTGGTTCATCAAACAACATAATTTTAGGGTTCATTGCTAAAGCACGAGCAATTGCAACACGCTGTTTTTGGCCACCAGATAATTTAGATGGATATTCCTTTGCTTTTTGTTCTAAACCTACCTTACGTAAAAGCTCCATTGCCTGTTTCTCTGCTTCTTGACGAGAGGTTTTATTAATCTTCATTGGCGCTAGTGTGATGTTATCAATTACGTTCATATGAGGGAATAAGTTGAACTGTTGAAAAACCATACCAATTTCTGTACGCATTTTATTTATATTAACATCTTTGGACGTTATATTTTTCCCATTTATTAAAATTTGTCCCTTTGTGACTTCTTCTAATAGATTTAGGCAACGTAAGAATGTACTTTTACCTGATCCAGAGGGACCGATAATTGATACTACTTCGCCTTTTTCAATCGTACAATCTATACCTTTTAAAACTTCTAATTTACCAAAATATTTATGTAGATCTTTTACCTCAATAATCGTCATTCAGTCTTCATCTTCCTTTCCATAAAACGTAACAGAAGTGAAATAGATAATGTCATTACTAAGTATAACAATGCTACCATTGTATAAACTTCAACTGCTCTGAAGTTAGTTGATACAACAATTGTACCTTGACGTGTTAATTCACCTACACCAATTACGGTTAATAATGATGTATCTTTTAAACTAATAATGAATTGGTTCCCTAGTGATGGTAACGCACTTTTAAATGCCTGTGGCCAGACGATATGTAGGAACGTTCTGAATTTTGATAAACCTAGTGAACGTCCTGCTTCAGTTTGTCCCTTATCAACACCTTGAATAGCTCCACGAATAATCTCAGATATATATGCACCTGCGTTAATTGCGATTGTTGCAACACCCGCTACTAGTGGATCAATTCGAATACCAAAAATGAGTGGTAACGCAAAATAAATCCATAAAGCCTGAACCATTAATGGTGTACCACGAATAACCTCTACATATATTGTAGCTATACTATAAATCAATTTATTTGATGAAACTCGTGCAAGTCCCACAACAATCCCAACTAAAAACCCTAATAGAATACCAAGCAATGAAATTAGTAACGTAAATTTAACACCCTGCATTAATGTCGGCAAAGCGTCCGTCATTGCTGACCATTCAAATTGGAATGAATTATTCATGTAAATCCTCCCTATTTAAAAGAAAAAATAATGCAACATACATAATGGATGTCACATTATTTTCTCCAATTATTTCTTAATTAGATGATTCACCAAACCATTTTGCATAGATTTCGTCATATTTACCGTTTTCTTTAATTGATTTTAATGCTTCATTAAATACTTCACGGTTTTCGCTTCCTTTAGGGAAAGCAATACCGAATTCTTGTCCTTCTAAAATATCGCCTACTACTTTAACTTTACCAGCACCAGTTGTTGCAGCATAGTAAGCAACATTTGGTGAATCGAAAATTACAGCGTCAGTAGAACCTTTATCAAGTTCCATATAAGCTTGGTCAATATTCGGGAAAGGAGTTACTTCTCCAACACCTTCGATAGCAACCGCATATTCGTAACCTACAGTGCCTTGTTTAGTAGCAACTTTTTTACCTACTAAATCTTCAACACCATTAATCTCTGTTTCATCTTCACGAACTAAAACATATAAACCTGCATCATAATAGCCATCAGTGAAATCTACTACTTCTTTACGCTCATCGTTAATAGTCATTGCTGCAATACCAATATCAATGTTGTTCGTTTGTAGAGCAGGAATAATACCAGCGAAGTCCATTGGTTTTAGTTCATATTCAACACCAGCTTCTTCCGCAAGTGCTTTAATAATATCAATATCAAAACCAACATATTCACCAGACTCACTATCTAAATAAGAAAATGGCACATAACTAGTATCAACCGCAACAATCAACTTTTCACCACTATTATCAGCAGCTGTATCTACTGTTTCTCCTTCTGTACTTGTAGTGCTTTCCCCACTACCACACGCAGCTAATACAAGTGCAAATGCTGCTACTATAAATAATAAGAATGACTTTTTCATGTATTTTCTCCCCCTATTGTTCTACCAATTTACAATTGTTTTACATCAATTGTGAAAATATTTTACATATTCATGATATTTTAATATTTGGAATTAATCAATATCTTATTTAGATAAATTTGTTCTGATAAAATAACTTTTTAGATATATATATAAATTTTGAATATACAGAATTATTAGTATTTTATTCATCCTTTCTATAAAAATTGTTTTATTAGTATATTAAATTATATTTATATATTATTTATTATTTTTTGCTATATATTTTACAGATTCCAACATATATCATTTAATACGATCATTAACTTCCTATTATTTAAATCTTATACAATTCATTATTGAGAGAAACTAAATAAACTTCACCGGGATAGTGACGTCTTGATCCGTTTCTCCACCGCGCCGATCGAACCTTCGGTTCTTGGAGTTGGGGGCTTTTTTAATCATAAAAAAACACCACTGAAAAATCAGTGGTGTTTAGTGCGAAGCGCTCGTCTATCTCTCACAGGGGATTCCCCCAACTACCATCAGCACTATCTCGAAGTCCGATGACCTTCGGATTTCTGCGTCACCTTCGTCCTTTCGGTGCTCATGTACCTAGTACATTCCGCTCCTCACTTCCTCGGTTCCTTGAACTCCTTGGTCCTCTCACTTCTCGAATGCTTACTTATATTCAGTCCTCTTTTTATCATCATCCGTTTCTCCACCGCGCCAATCGAACCTTCGGTTCTTGGAGTTGGTGTCTTTTTTAATCATAAAAAAACACCACTGAAAAATCAGTGGTGTTTAGTGCGAAGCGACGTCCTACTCTCACAGGGGAAGCCCCCAACTACCATCGGCGCTAAAGAGCTTAACTTCCGTGTTCGGTATGGGAACGGGTGTGACCTCTTTGCCATAATCACTTCACTATTTAATTGAAAGAACTTTGTTCTCTCAAAACTGGATAAAGACATTGAATTCGTTCAAGTTTGTTTTGGTTAAGTCCTCGATCGATTAGTATTCGTCAGCTCCATGTGTCACCACACTTCCACCTCGAACCTATCTACCTCATCGTCTTTGAGGGATCTTACTTCAAATGAATGGGAAATCTCATCTTGAGGGGGCTTCATGCTTAGATGCTTTCAGCACTTATCCCGTCCACACATAGCTACCCAGCGATGCCTTTGGCAAGACAACTGGTACACCAGCGGTG
Above is a genomic segment from Lysinibacillus sp. PLM2 containing:
- the glnP gene encoding glutamine ABC transporter permease, with amino-acid sequence MNNSFQFEWSAMTDALPTLMQGVKFTLLISLLGILLGFLVGIVVGLARVSSNKLIYSIATIYVEVIRGTPLMVQALWIYFALPLIFGIRIDPLVAGVATIAINAGAYISEIIRGAIQGVDKGQTEAGRSLGLSKFRTFLHIVWPQAFKSALPSLGNQFIISLKDTSLLTVIGVGELTRQGTIVVSTNFRAVEVYTMVALLYLVMTLSISLLLRFMERKMKTE
- a CDS encoding glutamine ABC transporter substrate-binding protein GlnH, encoding MKKSFLLFIVAAFALVLAACGSGESTTSTEGETVDTAADNSGEKLIVAVDTSYVPFSYLDSESGEYVGFDIDIIKALAEEAGVEYELKPMDFAGIIPALQTNNIDIGIAAMTINDERKEVVDFTDGYYDAGLYVLVREDETEINGVEDLVGKKVATKQGTVGYEYAVAIEGVGEVTPFPNIDQAYMELDKGSTDAVIFDSPNVAYYAATTGAGKVKVVGDILEGQEFGIAFPKGSENREVFNEALKSIKENGKYDEIYAKWFGESSN
- a CDS encoding tRNA (adenosine(37)-N6)-threonylcarbamoyltransferase complex ATPase subunit type 1 TsaE → MEYEIMIKSLEETNNLASKLADLLKAQDTITLEGDLGAGKTTFTKALAKGLGINRTVNSPTFTIMKQYEGRVTLNHLDVYRLADSDEDLGWDEIFYGDSVTVVEWAHLIEDYLPEERLKIEISRINENERKIRLIPIGKRYEELCEELLK
- the rimI gene encoding ribosomal-protein-alanine acetyltransferase gives rise to the protein MVIYRKMTEKDVQAVHAIEVASFPTPWTLDSFYYEMTENNFAHYIVAEDDNSNIVGFCGMWIVIDSAQITNVAVVQNVRGQGIGEGLMREAMRVARDHKIDVMSLEVRVSNKVAQNLYRKLGFQDGGIRKGYYTDNQEDALVMWVNI
- a CDS encoding DNA-binding/iron metalloprotein/AP endonuclease, producing MENQMILAIETSCDETAAAIIKNGTEIISNVVASQIESQKRFGGVVPEIASRHHVEKITLVIEKALKDAKIEPKDLDGVAVTEGPGLVGALLIGINAAKAFAFAHGLPIIGVHHIAGHIYANALVQKMEFPLLALVVSGGHTELVLMKEHGHFEVIGETRDDAAGEAYDKVARVLNMPYPGGPHIDRLAHEAEVGVEFPRAWLEDSYDFSFSGLKSAVINYKHNMDQRGEKIIPEQVAKGFQDSVVEVLTTKTVRAAREFHVKQVIAAGGVSANKGLRSSLEQAFSKEGIPFYVPPLNLCTDNAAMIGAAGSFMFKSGVRSTLSMNGLPGMELKSWSLV
- a CDS encoding tRNA (adenosine(37)-N6)-threonylcarbamoyltransferase complex dimerization subunit type 1 TsaB, with protein sequence MIWLGIETSNSPLSIAIVKDGQVLTEVVQNIKLTHSVTVMPTIEELFSKVNLKPNEIDAIAVSEGPGSYTGLRIGVTIAKTLAWTMQKPLVGVSSLSVLAANANLFNGLICAMFDARRKNVYAGVYKGNELNTVIDDHHTHIDRLLEQLKELNMPILFIGNDIDHFKDQIAEQLGELASFASSSINLPRASKLVELAAKKTLPSHDEIHTFVPKYHRLAQAEAEWIKEQKREQQS
- the glnQ_2 gene encoding peptide ABC transporter ATP-binding protein, yielding MTIIEVKDLHKYFGKLEVLKGIDCTIEKGEVVSIIGPSGSGKSTFLRCLNLLEEVTKGQILINGKNITSKDVNINKMRTEIGMVFQQFNLFPHMNVIDNITLAPMKINKTSRQEAEKQAMELLRKVGLEQKAKEYPSKLSGGQKQRVAIARALAMNPKIMLFDEPTSALDPELVGEVLNVMKELANEGMTMVIVTHEMGFARDVCDRVIFMDGGNIVEQGDPKEIFSNPKQERTRSFLSKVLS